The stretch of DNA GCGAACACGAGAGCCACGTTGGAAAAGTAATCGGTTTCCAGGCGTGGGAACACGGTGGGAATCAGGCCGTAGTGCTTTTCGCCCTCATGGGCTTCGGCCACGATTCCGGTCCAGCCCCACAGGTTGTTCACGATGGCCGGATCGACGTAGAACAGGTGAATATGCTCGCCAAGCGTGCCGAACAGTTCGCCGGTCAGGACACCCCACACGATGGCCCAAGCTGACATCACGTTGGTGACGAAGCCGAGGTCTTTGAGGGTGGCGGGCGGTACATACGCCCCGAAGAAGCTGAGATCCCAGCCCTCGTTGCGCTTGGCCTTGCCCAGCAGCCAGAGGCCGAACAGCAAGAACAAGAAGCCGTAACCGATGTCGGCAATGATGATCCCGAAGAACAGCGGGAAAAACACGGCGATGACCCACGTGGGGTCAAAGGTGCCGTATTTGGGCAGGCTCATCAGACCCATGACGAGGCTGAAGGGCCGTACATACCCGTTGTTTTTCAGTTGCACGGGAATGGTGGCGTCGTGGTGCTCGTCGGCTTCATGGAACTCGAAGCTGACGGCGTCACCGAATTTGCCCAGCGCGGCAGTCAGCGCAGGCACGCGGTCGGCGGGAACGTAGCCCTGCATGGCAAGGCTGTATTTGCCGCGTGCCGATACCGCCCGCACATCATGAATGGCGACCCGGTCTTTGAGGGCGTCGCGCACGGCGTACAGCGCGGGGCCGTGCGTTTGCGCCAACTTCTCGCGGGTGCCGTTCAGTCCGACCTGACGGTCTGCGCCGCCCTTCTGAATCCGCTCCATTTCCGAGGCGGCTTCTGAGAGGGGCATGTTGTCGAAGCGTCCCGGCAAGCGCAGTTCACCGAGGCGAACCTTGCCCAGCGCGGTGCGGGCGGCGTCGCGTTCCCCTTTCAGGGTAGCGATGACGCCCACGCGGTTTTGGCCCACAGGCTCGGTGGCCAGCAGGTAGCGGTCTTTCAGCGAGGCTTGCAGCGCCGCGTCCAGTTCGGCCACGTTATCGGCGGGCTGAAGCAGGAATGGCACCAGGCTCACGCGGCGGCTGCGGTCTAGCCCGCCCACGATGTGCGACAGGGCACGCACCGCAGGGCCGTAAGCAGCTTCGGCGTCTAGATCGGCCTGAAGCGCCTGACGCTCTTTGGCAAGCGCACCGACCGGAACGGCGGCAGCTTCCACTACGTTTTCCCACTCGCCCTGCGCGGGCAGGGGAGCGGGGGCGGGGCGGTAAGCGCCGAGTTCGGCAATGGTACTTTCGGCCCGTGCCAACAGGCGTTCGTCTTCGCGGCGGGCCAAGGCATCTTGACCGACCAACGAACCCGTGTTGAGCGGGCCGCCCGTGATGGGCTTGAGGTGCAGCACCCCGGCGTCTTGCAGGGCCGTGATGACCGTTTCGCTGTCCCGCTTGCGAACGGCAATCACAACCTGCTGCATGGGGTTGATCACGGCAACACCGCCTTCAGAATGTGTTCGGCAGCCTGCTGTACTCGTAAACTGGCCCGCTCACGCGCCGTGTGTGCGTCGCCCTCAGCCTGCGCGGTGGCGTCTGCACGAATGGCGTGCGTTTCGGTGTTCAGCTGCCCGTCATGTTCGGCCTGCATGGCCTGAGCACGCGATTCTGCGTCACGGAGAATACGGGCCGCTTCCTGCTCGGCAGCCTCGACCTCCCGCTTCGCTTCCTCGCGGGCCGCTTCGATCTGGGCATCTAGCGCGGCCTCACGGCTGGCCAGTTCACTCAAGACTCGACTTGAAGCGTCCAAATCCCCTCCTCCTTTACCATCGCGGCTCAAGACACCCAAACAGACCACCCTAAAAACGATGGCATGAAAGGGGCCTGGAGCTGTGGTGGCCCGACCCTTAGAATGACGTCAGACTCAGCAAGCATCCTAACACACGCCTCCAATTGCACTGAGGGGGCATGCGTCCCGGTGAAGGCAACTTGATAAGACGACTGGCAAAAAGTACCGTCAGGTTGACTACGGTTGCGCCCCAGCATCCATAAGGCTTCCCACCAGCCTCCAGACAGCAGGCACAGCAGCGCCCGCCACTGGGGATGCGGTCAGTGGCGGGCTAAACGTGGAAGTTCGGATTTGGGGGAGAGGAGGCGTTAGGGCGAAAGGATGCTCAGGTATGGAGCAAGCTTAGATACGGGGCAGGGTTCAGTCGCCGCCGACGAAGACAGGTGCGCCGAGGCCAGTTTCGCTTTCGCTGTAGCCCTGCTCGCTGTGGGCGCTGATGTCGATGCCCGTAATTTCCTGGCTGGCAGGAATCCGCAGCGGCATGATCAGGCTGACCAACTTAAGCAGCAAGAAGGTGCCGAGGCCTGTAAAGACCACCGTAAACAAGACGGCCACGAACTGGGTACCCATCTGCTCGGCAAAAGGCTTGCCGCTGCCGGTTGTCCACGCCAGCGCTCCGGTCAGCAGTGCGCCCACGATTCCGGCCACGCCGTGACAGGCGAACACGTCTAGGGCGTCGTCGGCCTTGAGGCTGGACTTGAGCTGCACGGCCCAGTAAGAAGCAGTGGCGGCCAGCAACCCGATAACGATGGCGGCCCACGGGGTGACGAAGGCGCAGGCGGGCGTGATGGCGACCAAACCGACGACCAGGCCGGTGGCGGCACCGACGGCAGTGGGCTTGCCGTTGCGGGCGCTTTCCCAGACCAGCCAGCCCAACATGGCGGCGGCAGGAGCGATGAGGGTGGTAATAAAGGCGAGTCCGGCGGTCTGGTTGGCGGCGAGGGCCGAGCCAGCATTGAAACCCATCCAGCCGAACCACAGCAGGCCCGCGCCCAGCAGGACAAACGGCACGTTGTGGGGAATGTGGGCGGTGCGGCCATACCCGATGCGGGGGCCGACCACGAACGCCGCGACCAACGCACTCACGCCAGCAGCGATGTGAACCACGGTGCCGCCTGCAAAGTCCAGTGCGCCGTCTTTAAACAGCCAGCCGTCACTGCTCCAGACCATGTGGGCCAGCGGCGCGTAAATAAACAGACTCCAGAGGCCGCCAAACAGCAGGTACGCACCGAAACGCATGCGCTCCACGACTGCGCCGGAAATCAGGGCCAGAGCAATAATGGCGAACATGCCCTGAAATGCGGCGAATACGAAGGTGGGAATAGTGCCGCTGAGTTGGTCTTTGAGGCCTTCTAAGCCAAGGTTAGAAAACCCACCGAAGAAGGCGTTGCCACCGGAACCAAACGCGATGGTGTATCCGGCCAGTGTCCACAGCACGGCCACCAAGCCAATGGCAACGAAGCTCATCATCATGGTGTTCAGGACGCTCTGGGCACGGGTGAGGCCGCCGTAAAAGAAGGCCAGTCCGGGCGTCATCAGCAGCACGAGGGCCGAGGCGATCAGCAGCCAGGCGGTGTCGCCCGTATTCAGTTCGGGGGTGGCCGTTTGTGCGAGGGCCGCGCCGCCGAGCAGCAGCAGGGTGGGCAGGGTCTTGTTCAGGTTCGTCATGTCTCTCCCTCCGGGGTTGGGGGCGTACTTAGTGCCGCTTAAAACGTCGGCGTCAGTTTCTTTTCGGTGACGGGCGTCAGGGCGGCGCTGTCTTCTTCGCCCGTACGAATCCGCACCACCCGGTCAAGGGTCTGCACAAAAATCTTGCCGTCGCCCACTTCGCCTGTGCGTGCACCCCGGCAAATGGCGTCTATGGCCGCCTGCACAAAGGGTTCAGAGACAGCCATCCGGAACTCCACTTTGTCGCGGAATTCCACCATCACGCGGGTACCCCGGTAATGCTCTACAACTTCCTGCTCGCCGCCGTGCCCACTGACCCGGCTGAGGGTGATTCCGCTGATTCCAGCTTGAAATAAAGCTTCCTTGACCTGTTGCACCCGCTCGGGGCGCACAACCGCCGTGACTAGTTTCATGGCGTCTCCTTTGCACTGCTCAATTTGCAGGCCGTCAATGTTGGCTCGGTGCATCCCTGCATGGGTTCAGTGTGAGCAAGTCTGTGCAACTTGTCAACGGAAATATGAACATTCAGCTAGATTATGGCGGTCAGTTTGCACAAGTTGTCCAGAAAGAGAATCAAACATGAAGATGACCTGCCAATCCGTCGCCAAAATAGTGAACATTTTGCCGCCAAACGATTGATAAGTATCGGTGCAGCAGCGAATGCCAGCACGAAAAAGGGAGAGGCCCCGTAATGGCTCCTCTCCTCTGCTGACTGTTCCCCTGTTGACTGCTCACAGTGTACGGCGATATTTACAAAATCCGGCGGCCCCGCACCCGCGCCCAGAGGCGGTAGGCAACCACCAGCACGCCCGCCAAGCCCAAGACCGCCAGCACCGGGGCGAAGATCGCCAGCACGCTGATGGTCAGACTGGCCCCATCTTCGGCGGTGCTGATGACCGGATTGGCGAGGCCGCCCGTGGTTGCTGTGGCTACTGGGCGCATGACCGTGCGCGTGGCCTGCACACCGCCCGCCACAATCAGGCCAAGTGCGAGGCTCAGGGTCGGGGGCACATCGGCCACGCCCGCCTGAGACGCGAACAGGATGGCCCCCGCCGCGGCATTGACCACGCCGCCGAACAGGTGCAGCACGTGATCTACGCCGGGAATCTTGTCGCCCACAAAGTCCAGCAACCCGATGACGCCCACGCCGACCAGCACCCACACATTGCCCAACAGATCAAAGGGCTGCGACAGTTCCAGCACGCCAAAGCGCGAGAGCAGGCCCACGACCAGCAGCGGAATATAGGCATTCAGGCCCGCCGCCCCGGAGAGGCCCAGCGAAGAAAGGAGTCCAGTGAGTAGTTCCATACGGCTCCTATACGCGATTGGGGGCGGGAATGTTGCGGGGGCGGTCTAAGGGTCTAGGATCTAAGGGCAGATCAAGGGTAGTTTTGTTGTGTTGCGAGGGCAAGGAAACTAAATCAGAACAGGAGAGAGACTCTGCGCCTAACTCTCCGACACCACTCTCACCGCTGCCGCCTTCTCCGGTTCAACCTGCCCCGCATTCACTTTGACCGGCTCCACTTTGATTGGCTCTGGCTTGGGCCTCAGATCGGTGCCGTTGTATTGCGCCTGGCCTTCTTTCAACCCGTGTTGCGTCCAGACTTCGGCGGCGTTGGCCCCCAGTCGGATCAGTTCGGCCAGCGTATCGGCTTCTTCGTCGCGCCAGCGGCTCAGCACCCAGTCGGCGGGATCCCAGCCAGCCGGGGGCCGCGAAATGCCGATCTTCAGGCGTGGAAAGGCTTCGGTGCCCAGCACACGGATCAGGTCACGAATCCCGTTCTGGCCGCCATGCCGCCCGCTGGGGCGAAACTTTAGAAGTCCAAACGGGCTGTCGAGGTCGTCCTGAACGGCCAACAGTGCATCCGGCTCCAACTTGTAAAAGGACATCAACGGGGCCACAGCTTTGCCCGATGCATTCATAAAGGTCAGCGGGCGCACCAGCAGCACTTTGGTTCCGGGTGCAGGCCCCAAACGAATTTCGGCCAATTCTGCGTCTTTCTCTTTGCGCCAGGTGGCTCCCCAACGCCGCCCCAGTTCATCCAGCACCAGCCAGCCCACGTTGTGCCGGGTGCGGGCGTACTGCGTGCCGGGATTGCCGAGGCCCACGATCAGGCGCACATCACGCCTCCAGAGAAGTCAAGATTTCGCGCCACCGCGCCTCTGTTTCACGCACGCGGTTGTCGTTCTTGGCCCGCAAGTAGCCTGCCCGGAAGTCAGCAAAGCGGGTGTCAGTATCGGAAAAGAGGAGCCCCAGCGCCTGCTTTGCATCGGCCACATTGCGTTCGGTCATGGGCGTGCCTTTGGCGTCCAGCACCTCATCCAGCGTCGCCATAAATCCCGACAGGGGGCGCAACCATTGAAAAGAAGGGTGATTCATGACCAGCGAATACAGCGCGAAAGGGCCGCCGACTGGCCCGTTCAGGAACTCGTATTCACCTTTGGCAAAGTCCAGCAGCGCCGAATGGAAATGCCGCAGCGCAGGGACCAGCGCCGTCAGTTTGGAGCGAATGCGATCATCAGAAGCCGTCATAGGGTCAGGTTATCAAGGGCGGGCGGGGAGGGCAGCTTGCAGAATGGTAGGGTCGAAGGGTCTAGAGTCGAAGGAAGGTCAAGGGCAATCGCTGGCGCTCACTCCCCCGCAAGGGGAGAGGGAGAAAACAGACCCACATCGTTCCCACCCCTCTGCGTGTAAGGCCCCAAGGTGCATGCAACGCGCGGGCCAATTCCAGCTTCAAGACGACTGGCAATTCCGCTTCAGGTGAACGAACAAGCCGAGCCTGAATGCGACAAGATCAATCCTGCCTAGGGTCTGTAGGCCAAGGGGCAGGGATACGCCTCCGTCTTTGGGTTGCGTTTGGATCATCAGCTGTGTCAGCTGTCAAACCAGAACACCATTCGCAAATCGTGGGGATCGTCCACGAACGCTTGAAGCTGCGTCAAACCTTCGGTCACAAACCTCGTGTCTGCAACTGCATCACGGTAGGTCACCATCTCCGGCCGAGCCTCTCGTGCGTCTTGATCAGCAATGGGCTCCAAGCGCACGAGAGGCGGATCCCAATCAAACGTCAACAGCTCGTGCAGGGAAAGCCACGATGGACTGTGCACCTCTGGATAGTGCTGTGCTGCCCGCCAAGCATCGCGAACTTCATCACTCACGTCGTCTGGGATCCCACGGCACGGGGAGATCGGGCGCACATTCATTCGGTTCCGCACACCACCCAGGATCGCAAAGAGATCGTAATCGCGACCGATAAACAGCGGCAAGCGCCAGTAGGCTTCTTCCTGTTCCGGAGTGGCCGTGTCCCAGTCCAGATCTGGGAGCACCTGAATTCTTTTCCAGCCGTCGTCTTTTCGAACCTCAAAATGCTCGTGTAGATCACAACCCATGGCGTTGACGATGACAGACTTCGGCCGAATTTTTCAGGCTACTGAAGGTGCAGTCAAGCTCTCCACATCTCAGAGCCACAAGAGGATCGCCGCCACTTGGAGCCATGCTTGATAACTCCGGGCCCGTTTGTCATAACGAGTCGCGATCCTGCGAAAGTGTTTGAAGCGGTTGACCAGGCGCTCCACTTTGTTCCGCTCTTTGTAGACAGCAGGATCGAAGCACAGATCAGAACCCTGGTCTTTACGCCTGGGAATCGTGACTCGAATGCCACGGCTGTGCAGATACTTCCGAACAGTGGTGTAGCTGTAGCCTTGATCGCCCACGATGCGATCAGGACGAATCCGCGGCGGCCCCGTCCGGCGCGTACCACAGCACCTTCTCCAGCAGAGGTTGTAGGTATTTGGATTCATGCCGTTCTCCACCACTCAGGACGAACGCCATGGGCTTTCCGTGCCCTTCTGCACGTAGATGGATCTTGGTGCTGAAGCCACCCCGGGATCTTCCCAGAGCTTCTTCGGCTTGGCCTCCACGTGCGCCTGCAGCACATGGATGTGCTCGAACTACAGTGCCATCGACAAAATGCATTGACCAGTCAAGCTGACCTTTCCGGTCAGCCTGGCGTTGCAATTCGGCCCAGACCTGCTGCCAAAGGCCTTTGGCAGTCCAGCGACGGAACCGACTGGCGATCGTGGTCCATTTGCCGAAGCGCTCTGGGACGTCGCGCCACGGCGCACCTGTTCTGAGGACCCAGAGGATGCCACTGACGATGGGTCGATGCTCTAAATAAGGACGTCCCAGACCGAAGCGGGCTGGGAGGAGGGGTTCCAGACGTTGCCACTGTTCATCCGTGATTTCTTCGCGCCACAGCACGAAAAGATACGCTCATTCCCTCAAATTTCAACCCTTGGCCTACAGACCCTAGTGCAACGACAAACCTCCCCTGACCCACTTGGAGGTGGGGGAAAGCTTGGAAGCATGCCGAAAAGACAAAATTAAATCGCAGAGCGCAAAGCCTACCAGCCCATAGACCCCGGCCCGCCCTTAAACGGCCCCACCACATCTGGCGTGATCCAGCCGCCATAAAACCCGCCCGGCTGCGGCGTCACGCGCTCGCCGTCTACGCGGCATTCGTCCATTTGGCCCGCGTACACGGCCACAAAGCCAGCAATAGCAGCAAAAGCAGGCGTGGGCCGCTCATAGCTCCAGCCTGCGCGGGCCACTGTTTTTCCGCCTGCCGAGAGCGTCCAGTAGGCCGCCTCGCCCTTCCATTCGCAAGAGCTTGCGCCGTGCGCCTCGTGCAGCACACCGGGCAAAAAGGTGGCGCGGGGCAGGTAATAGCCAGGGGGATGACTGGTTTCCAGAACCCGGTAGGCCTGGGTGGTGTCGGCAATAACAATGCCTCCCAACACGATTTCTATGCGTTTGGGGGTACGCTCCAGGCGGGGCGGGCGCGGGTAGGCCCAGACGCTTTCCTGGCCTGCACGGGCAACAACGGGTTTCGGAGAACGCAACATGGCTCAGCTTGCGCCGGGGTGGGGGCAAATGCCGTCAGCGAGGCTACGAAGTCGGGCGCCCCTTGACTTAAAGAAGTCGGGAAGCCGATGGTAAGCCATGACCACGCTGCTGGGTGCATTACAGGTATTACAACCGACGCTGGAACAGACCGTGAATCTGGCCGAAATAGAGGCGCTGGGCCGCGCCGCGCTGGATCAGAACGCGCTGGAATACTACGCCAGCGGCGCAAACGACGAGGTAACGCTGCGGGAAAACCGCGAAGGCTTTCGCCGCCTGAAACTTCGGCCGCGCATGTTGGTCGACGTGTCGAACGTGGACACCCGAACCACGCTGCTGGGCCTGCCCGTGCAAATGCCGATTGCTGTTGCCCCCAGCGCCTTTCATGGTCTGGCACACCATGACGCCGAACTGGGCACGGCACGCGGCGCGGCGGCGGCGGGCACGGTCATGACCCTCAGCACCTTTTCCAACACTCCGATTGAGGCGGTGGCACAGCAGGCCAGCACAGGTTTTTGGTTCCAGTTGTACCTCTACCGCCAGCGTGAAATTAGCGCTGAAGTGGTGCAGCGGGCCGAAGCTGCCGGAGCACGGGCGTTGGTGCTGACCGTAGACGCGCCGTTTTTGGGTCGCCGCGAACCCAACGAGCGGAACCGTTTTGCCCTCCCGCCCCATCTGGGCGTGCCCAACGCCGGAACACGGCAAGAATTGGCCGGAGTAGAAACAGGCACAGGGTCGCAACTGGTCAACTATTTTCAGGGACTTGTAGACAAAACCGTGACCTGGAACGACCTGGCCTGGCTGCGCGGCGTGACCTCCTTGCCGATTGTGCTGAAGGGTATTCTGACCGCCGAAGACGCTCAATTGGCCGCCCAGCACGGCTGCCATGTCTGGGTCAGCAATCACGGCGGGCGGCAACTGGATACGGCCGTCAGTGCCATAGAAGCACTTCCTGAAGTAGTGGACGCGGTGGCAGGCCGCACAGAGATTTATCTGGACGGCGGCGTGACCCGTGGAACGGATGTGCTGAAAGCATTGGCCCTCGGCGCACAGGGCGTCTTTTTGGGCCGCGCTGCGCTGTGGGGTTTGGCGGCAGGTGGGGAAGTAGGTGTGGCCCGTACCCTGACGTTGCTGAATGAGGAACTGCGACTGGCGATGGCGCTATGCGGCAAGGTGAACGTGGGGGAATTGGGACGGGATTTGATTCGGACTTAATCCACCTTCTTTCGCCGCCCACGCAACGCCTTTTCACTCTCCAGCAATCGCTTCAGCGCCACCTCGCTGCGGGTCAGGCCGTCCAGTTCCGGGGGCAGTTTGGCGGCGCGGGGTTCGTAGTCGTCCAGCACCTTGCCCTCCAGGTAGCGGTCAAAAATGACAGGGCAAATGTAGCTGCCCCGCGTCACGGCGGGCGTGTTGCCCAAGTCGGCGGCCACAACTTCCACGCATTCCACGAGGGTTTTGCGGGCGGCGCGTTCGCTTTCCGGTGCGCCCGCTTCGGCCAGATATTCGGCGGCCAGCAGAGTTCCGCCCCACGTTCGGAAGTCCTTGGCGGTAAACGGACCGATCACTTCCCGCAAATAAGAATTGAGGGCAGGGGCGCGGATGCGGATGCGGGTGTCGTCCTGCACGCCCTGAAACAGCCACGGCCCCGGCAATTGCAGCAGGCGCTCTATGTTGGCGGCCAGTGTGCGGTCTTGGGTGGCTTTGTGCTGCGTGACCCCGTGTTTGCCGCGAAAATGAAAGGTCACGGTGCTGCCCTGCACCTGCACATGCTTTTGCCTCAGCGTACTCAGGCCGTAGGTTTTGTGGTCGCGGGCGTAGGCGTCACTGCCCACCCGGAAACGGGCCACATGCAGCACCCGGCTCATCAGGGCCATGACCTTGCGTGGCGGCAACCCGCTGAGGCGCAGGTCAGTGGTGGTCACGGCCCGCAGGGTGGGCAGCGCTCCGGCAAAACGGGTTAGGCGTTGCCATTTTTTCAGCGCCCCGATCTGTACAAAATCAGGGTGATAGCGGTATTGCAGCCGTCCGGCAGCGTCGCGGCCAAAGGCCTGCAATTCGGCGTCCGGATCGGGCGATACGTACACATCGGTATAGGCAGGCGGTACAGCCAGCGCGGCAATGCGGGCCAGGCCGTCCGGGTCGGTATACGGGTCGCCATCAGGAAAGGCGTAAGCAAAGGCTTTCGGATCGTGGCCCTCGCGCCGCAGGTATTCGTCTTGGAGCAGTTCGGTGCGTCCGGGCATTCTTAGCCTTCCGTCTGCACTGCTTCGGCCTGCATGGGCAATTGCCACTGAATGGGCGTCTGACCAGCTTCTTGTAGCGCCGCATTCGCCCGCGAAAAGGGCTTGCTGCCCATAAATTTGGTCACACTGAGCGGGCTGGGGTGGGCGCTCTCCAGAATGGTGTGCTGCTGCCCCGTAATCAGTTTGGTCTTTTTGCGGGCATACGCGCCCCACAGCACAAACACCACACGCTCCGGCTTGGCATTCACGGCACGGATAATTGCGTCGGTAAACTTTTCCCAGCCCTGCCCGGCGTGGCTGTTGGGTTCTCCGGCCCGCACGGTCAACACGGCGTTTAGCAGCAGCACGCCCTGTGCGGCCCAGGGCGTCAGCGAGCCATGTTTGGGAATCTGAAAGCCCACGTCGCCCTGCAGTTCCTTGTAAATATTGGCGAGGCTGGGCGGCGGGCGCACACCGGGCCGCACGCTGAAGCTCAGGCCGTGCGCCTGCCCCTGTCCATCTGGAGTGCCGCCGTGATAGGGATCCTGGCCTAACACCAACACTTTTACATCGGCGTACGGCGTGAGCTTCAGCGCCGTGAACATCTCTCCGGACGGCGGGTAAATGGTGGCAGTTGTGCGCTCACGGGCCACGTACGCCATGAGATTCTGAAAATACGGTTGGCTGGTCTCACCCTTCAGCACGTCGGCCCAGTCGCCGGGCAAGGTCACGGCAGATGCGGCTGTTGATGCTATGGGGGCGGCGGCAGCATCGTCGAACAGGCTGGGTTGGTCGCTCATGGCAGGCAAACTCCTTAGGCGGCAGTGTGTCGCCTGACCCAAACCGAAATTGTGGGTTTCCGTTCAGCGCACAAAAGGGTCAAGGAAGCTTAAAGCCCGGCAGCAAGCGGGCCGCCCCAGTACAGAGGGCGGCCCATGAAGAGGTTGAATGAAGTGAGTTTAGCCGATGGTGGCGCGGAAACAGACCGTAAATTTTGCATCAGGAACCAGCACAAAGGCTCCAGGACTGACCGTCACACGTCCACTGTTCAGGGCACCAGCATCGGTGTCG from Deinococcus sp. QL22 encodes:
- a CDS encoding V-type ATP synthase subunit I: MINPMQQVVIAVRKRDSETVITALQDAGVLHLKPITGGPLNTGSLVGQDALARREDERLLARAESTIAELGAYRPAPAPLPAQGEWENVVEAAAVPVGALAKERQALQADLDAEAAYGPAVRALSHIVGGLDRSRRVSLVPFLLQPADNVAELDAALQASLKDRYLLATEPVGQNRVGVIATLKGERDAARTALGKVRLGELRLPGRFDNMPLSEAASEMERIQKGGADRQVGLNGTREKLAQTHGPALYAVRDALKDRVAIHDVRAVSARGKYSLAMQGYVPADRVPALTAALGKFGDAVSFEFHEADEHHDATIPVQLKNNGYVRPFSLVMGLMSLPKYGTFDPTWVIAVFFPLFFGIIIADIGYGFLFLLFGLWLLGKAKRNEGWDLSFFGAYVPPATLKDLGFVTNVMSAWAIVWGVLTGELFGTLGEHIHLFYVDPAIVNNLWGWTGIVAEAHEGEKHYGLIPTVFPRLETDYFSNVALVFALLFGIVQVLWGWGIRIQQGIKHKDAVHIWEGIALFGGVGALILMAFATQAGKNFGQFSNFSNPLILLMYVGFALFLIGWIRVIKQYPLLPIELLSQGGAVVSYARIFAVGLVSAILAKLCTDVGWSLYENIGFLGIIIGVILGAALHFFVLALTLIGHVIQPLRLHMVEFLNPTGFNAETSPAYNPLRRLSASASVNAGAGQVK
- a CDS encoding V-type ATPase subunit subunit G family protein; this translates as MDASSRVLSELASREAALDAQIEAAREEAKREVEAAEQEAARILRDAESRAQAMQAEHDGQLNTETHAIRADATAQAEGDAHTARERASLRVQQAAEHILKAVLP
- a CDS encoding ammonium transporter; this translates as MTNLNKTLPTLLLLGGAALAQTATPELNTGDTAWLLIASALVLLMTPGLAFFYGGLTRAQSVLNTMMMSFVAIGLVAVLWTLAGYTIAFGSGGNAFFGGFSNLGLEGLKDQLSGTIPTFVFAAFQGMFAIIALALISGAVVERMRFGAYLLFGGLWSLFIYAPLAHMVWSSDGWLFKDGALDFAGGTVVHIAAGVSALVAAFVVGPRIGYGRTAHIPHNVPFVLLGAGLLWFGWMGFNAGSALAANQTAGLAFITTLIAPAAAMLGWLVWESARNGKPTAVGAATGLVVGLVAITPACAFVTPWAAIVIGLLAATASYWAVQLKSSLKADDALDVFACHGVAGIVGALLTGALAWTTGSGKPFAEQMGTQFVAVLFTVVFTGLGTFLLLKLVSLIMPLRIPASQEITGIDISAHSEQGYSESETGLGAPVFVGGD
- a CDS encoding P-II family nitrogen regulator, translating into MKLVTAVVRPERVQQVKEALFQAGISGITLSRVSGHGGEQEVVEHYRGTRVMVEFRDKVEFRMAVSEPFVQAAIDAICRGARTGEVGDGKIFVQTLDRVVRIRTGEEDSAALTPVTEKKLTPTF
- a CDS encoding DUF4126 domain-containing protein, coding for MELLTGLLSSLGLSGAAGLNAYIPLLVVGLLSRFGVLELSQPFDLLGNVWVLVGVGVIGLLDFVGDKIPGVDHVLHLFGGVVNAAAGAILFASQAGVADVPPTLSLALGLIVAGGVQATRTVMRPVATATTGGLANPVISTAEDGASLTISVLAIFAPVLAVLGLAGVLVVAYRLWARVRGRRIL
- the pth gene encoding aminoacyl-tRNA hydrolase, whose translation is MRLIVGLGNPGTQYARTRHNVGWLVLDELGRRWGATWRKEKDAELAEIRLGPAPGTKVLLVRPLTFMNASGKAVAPLMSFYKLEPDALLAVQDDLDSPFGLLKFRPSGRHGGQNGIRDLIRVLGTEAFPRLKIGISRPPAGWDPADWVLSRWRDEEADTLAELIRLGANAAEVWTQHGLKEGQAQYNGTDLRPKPEPIKVEPVKVNAGQVEPEKAAAVRVVSES
- a CDS encoding DUF427 domain-containing protein; amino-acid sequence: MLRSPKPVVARAGQESVWAYPRPPRLERTPKRIEIVLGGIVIADTTQAYRVLETSHPPGYYLPRATFLPGVLHEAHGASSCEWKGEAAYWTLSAGGKTVARAGWSYERPTPAFAAIAGFVAVYAGQMDECRVDGERVTPQPGGFYGGWITPDVVGPFKGGPGSMGW
- a CDS encoding alpha-hydroxy acid oxidase, giving the protein MTTLLGALQVLQPTLEQTVNLAEIEALGRAALDQNALEYYASGANDEVTLRENREGFRRLKLRPRMLVDVSNVDTRTTLLGLPVQMPIAVAPSAFHGLAHHDAELGTARGAAAAGTVMTLSTFSNTPIEAVAQQASTGFWFQLYLYRQREISAEVVQRAEAAGARALVLTVDAPFLGRREPNERNRFALPPHLGVPNAGTRQELAGVETGTGSQLVNYFQGLVDKTVTWNDLAWLRGVTSLPIVLKGILTAEDAQLAAQHGCHVWVSNHGGRQLDTAVSAIEALPEVVDAVAGRTEIYLDGGVTRGTDVLKALALGAQGVFLGRAALWGLAAGGEVGVARTLTLLNEELRLAMALCGKVNVGELGRDLIRT
- a CDS encoding DNA topoisomerase IB, giving the protein MPGRTELLQDEYLRREGHDPKAFAYAFPDGDPYTDPDGLARIAALAVPPAYTDVYVSPDPDAELQAFGRDAAGRLQYRYHPDFVQIGALKKWQRLTRFAGALPTLRAVTTTDLRLSGLPPRKVMALMSRVLHVARFRVGSDAYARDHKTYGLSTLRQKHVQVQGSTVTFHFRGKHGVTQHKATQDRTLAANIERLLQLPGPWLFQGVQDDTRIRIRAPALNSYLREVIGPFTAKDFRTWGGTLLAAEYLAEAGAPESERAARKTLVECVEVVAADLGNTPAVTRGSYICPVIFDRYLEGKVLDDYEPRAAKLPPELDGLTRSEVALKRLLESEKALRGRRKKVD
- the ung gene encoding uracil-DNA glycosylase encodes the protein MSDQPSLFDDAAAAPIASTAASAVTLPGDWADVLKGETSQPYFQNLMAYVARERTTATIYPPSGEMFTALKLTPYADVKVLVLGQDPYHGGTPDGQGQAHGLSFSVRPGVRPPPSLANIYKELQGDVGFQIPKHGSLTPWAAQGVLLLNAVLTVRAGEPNSHAGQGWEKFTDAIIRAVNAKPERVVFVLWGAYARKKTKLITGQQHTILESAHPSPLSVTKFMGSKPFSRANAALQEAGQTPIQWQLPMQAEAVQTEG